In Drosophila busckii strain San Diego stock center, stock number 13000-0081.31 chromosome 3R, ASM1175060v1, whole genome shotgun sequence, the sequence ACTAATCACATTTGCCAAAGATTAGCAGCAATCAGCGGCGGTAGTAGTCATCATCATAGTTGTCCACACCAGACACACAAAGCGTACAATTTGAAGTTCCgtaagcaacacacacacacagacacatacatactcGCGATATAAGCGTTACCAATACCAATagcatttagttttaagtgCCCCGCGCGTTCGCGAACCTAAATTTGCTCTGTCTGGGGGTCTGTTCGGCGCATGTGCCAAACGGTCAAGCGCTGTTAAAGCTGTCAtaagcaacgacaacaacaacaacaacaacagcaacatcgcAACAGCAATATTAATGCCAAGTTTTATTGACAGACAAAACCCGCACACGGTTCTCACACTCAGCAAGTCGCAATAAATGACGTTCCTAGAACTCAGTTGcttggctttatttttatttctttacactcatatataaataggtttttttttattttattatttaattgcccCAGCAGCGCCGGCGCggagcacaaacaaaaattgccgGCATATGAGCACGAGCACAAGCCTAATGGGGCCAGCTTGGCCAGAGAATCTGAGAGTGTGGGAAAATATTTAACGACTTCCGGCTCGacttagctttagctttggctttgcggTTTAgatttgctttgtgtttttattattgtccGGAAGGGCTACTATAATGATTGTGCTTATCGCTTGACTAGAAATTGAAGCACTCAAACTTGAgtcaaataaatgcaatgcttaatttgttttgaatcatattttattatatcatgttttaaattcatatttagaGATGACAACACTCTTTAGCCGATTTATGGCTCTGCCAGAGTGGGCGACTCCCAGTttgaggagctgctgctgctgctgctgccgagcGCTGTGTTCAGCACTTTGTCCAGAGCTTTAACTGTTCGCAGTCAAGCTGTCAGCTTGTAGTTTGTATCAACGCCTTGGCCGCTTCAAGGCCGCCGTCTGCTCAAACGCTCACCAGGGACGCCACATGGAGCCAGTGCTGGCCTCGCTTGGCGCTGgactgcagctgccgctggcgctgccacATTCCGAAGGCGGTGGTGTAACCAATGATGGACtgggactgctgctgctgctctgaagTTCATCTGCACTGTGCATGGGCATGTTGACGCCAATAGGCACTACCACTTGCAAGTAGTTGAGACGATGGCCCAGATGACTCATAAGCTGTGTGCCCAGATCGACGCTGACGCCGGGCACTGCTGCTAGAGTCTTGGACACTTCGTTGGCGGCATGCACATAGCCGGCGCGAAAGCTTTCCGCAATGCTCAGCTTGGAGTCGgatgtgttgctgctggcagacgagctgctgctgctgctgttgctgctgcccagaCGCAGTTGCTTTTGCGCGCGCAGCTTCTTCATGTGCTCCACGGTCAGCTCCAGTATGTCGGCCTTCTCCAGGCGTGTAATATGCTCGCCCTCTTGGGTCAGACACTCGACCATAATGTCTTTAAGCTCATCCAGGCACTTGTTGATGCGGGCGCGGCGCTTGCGCTCCAGCATGGGCTTCATCACCTTGCGATATTGATAGGTCTTGGACATTTCCATCTCCAGCACCATTGCTTGCTTTACACTAAGATAAGTTTGACGCGTAATCCAAAAGTTGAAAGTAGTTGCTGCTTATTGCTGCGACGTGCACTCGGCAGAGTCGTTGCTTGGAATGATTCAgctggctgctggcgctgTGCTTTTTATAGGCTCGGCAGCGTTGTCAATCGTGTGCTGGGCCAACGTGAGCGAGTGAGAAGCATTTTTTGCCTCGTGCGCAGGCAAGTTTCAAGTCTCCTTCTCGctctgctggtggtggtggtggtggtggcttcTGTTTTCGTATGCTCGGCCACGtttcgcgctctctctctcgctcgctcttgctcaTGAGCGCTACGTTCGTTGTTTGTATGGGGGCAATAAAATGACTTGAGCTGCGGCTGCGCCTCTATCTtgctgtgtatataaaatgtatgtatgtgtgcgtgtgtgtgtgtggttgtgaTTGTTATACCGTGGGAAACTGTTTCGCAGCCGATTTCCACGACGACggctgactgcctgcctgcctgcctgtttgcttgcttgcttgcttggccTGACTTCTTCTGATTGTGCATGCTTGGGGTCTTTTGGCAGTCCGTCCGCGCTGTCTGCGACGTCCGTCTGGACGACGGCCCGCCTTAAGAGCTCGCGAGCAGCGCTGACTGTTGCTGAAGCGGCAGCCAAGCGAGCACATGCCTTCCATCCATAACAAGatgtttgcatttcaattcatttgtATGTGGCTGGGTATTTGGATTCGGACTCGCACTAGCACTCGCGACTTCGTCTTTTGCCATGTGCTGTGCGCcgacgtcgccgtcgccgtcacCGTCGCCTCTTCGCCTTCACCCTTTTCTGTGGCACGCTGATAATTGTGGAATCGTCATCGCGCagcatttattgttgctgccgttgttgttgttgttgctgttattgctgctcttggtgttatttcttttttattcttctgtttttttttttgttaacgcTTTATGGATCATTGATTGGGATTGGGATCGTGGACTTCGTGGGCCAAGCATTACGCTTTTCGTTTACATGATTATTCTTGATTGCCCCTTTGCAAACCATAGCTTCGGCTtcgactttggctttggctttggcttagcTTAAGCATCTGAAATTTGGGTTCGGCTTATGCACACACAGCCAGCTACAGCTATAgatacttatacttatacagAGACACGTGTACAtacatgtgtttgtttgtatgtgcatATTTCTACCATTTGTAGACAATTACCGGCTTGACTTGACTTCGGGGCAGCTGGCTAAGTATTTTATGCGACGTGTGCGCGAAAGTCAGTTACGAtttctcattgttgttggtgttgttgttactgctgctgctgctgtttgttgttattgttagcaCACGCTATTAATGCTGTTATGGCTCGTGTGATGTTCAAGTCTTTTGGCACGTCACAagttatttagatttttagcACATAATCTacgcgtatttatttttagcacagctacaatagcaacagcaacagcagctctgATTCATCccaaaacaataactaaacaCAGTCACAATGAATTTCACAATCGTTAATTAGAAGTggcaatcaacaacaacaacaacaactggcggcgcttcacagcaacaacaacaacaaagagacAGCTTAGACATATTAGGTTGGCGTTTTGTACGCATTTTAAATGAGCCACAGTTAGTTAACAAAtctacattttgtttgtttgcttattgacACGTTTTTGCTTGTAAATGAGTGCGTGCGTGGCTGTCGAAAGCTGCTTGCTACGGAAATAGCTAATTGGACTACAAGTCTGGACAGCTCATAGTGTTGGGCAATATAAAGATTTCTTTATAAATAGGGGTATAtcatatatgaatatatgagGGTTGACCTTGAACATTTTGACAGACAGCTTGAGTTGAATATCTTATAAGAACagcaaatgaataataaattattttgtaatatttctagttataaacaattattaatgtactattaatatttatgtcaaATTGGTTTATTTTAGCATATGATGTTTTTTCCTATTGCATCACGCATTATCATCAAGTCTACTTAGTTGCTGCATGACTCATACGCCTAGTgtgacaatttaatttcacaatATGCAAGCATACGATCGTAGGGCATTCTTTCAAGTCGCTCAaagacatgcacacacacccaaGTCACAAGACCTAATTTCTCTTGCTTTAGCTGTTGACTTTTTTcgttcattttatttaaacaatttttatttctttttttatcgATGGCATACGCACGCGCGAATTCAGTGCCCCCGCTGCGTCGAAGACCAACTTTGAgccaacagccacaacaacaacaacagcagcaacagcacgaGAGCGTGCACAGGCACAGGCCGAagtcaagcagcaacagcagcagcagcaacaacaacaactatagcgtgttgttgaattaatttatatcCAACAGTGCGCTTTCAACTTTATTGCGCCgcgaaaagcagcaacaagcagagcGAGAGCCAAAAAGCAGCGTCAGCAAATTGCCCCCCGAACTGCTCCCATAACGCCGCCAGCGACCCACACagcgagacagagacagagcgatAGAGCGACAGCCCCGGCCATACCGACAAAAGGCACAGCGCGTTGGCCAGCAGTGGAGCAGTGGGATCGGCGGGGggcccaacagcaacagcacacagcgcaatgcacacagacacacacatgcgcaaaGCCAGACCGTGGGAAACAAACTCGTGCCAGTCGTTTCATTGCTGTCAAATAATATCTTGATGGGGATCAACTTGAAAAGATTGGTTGGGGCTGGctcgttgccgctgctgttgttgctcttgctgcatgttgttgttgtttctttattgttgtttggcgAGTTGTTGGCTGGCCGCTGTTTAGGATGCGGTcgacgcttttgttttgtttttttttaggtctcttttttaatactttacaCATTTGTTCGTCATACCCCAACCATTGAAtgtacgtctgtctgtccgactgactgtctgtctgtttatatacacatatacacacacaagtatGTGCATAGTTATAACCATGGTCGTTACTTGGCTTGACTCCAAAACCAGTTTGCCATCCGCCAAAGTAAACGAGACTAAGAGACGTAGAGACTGCGTCTgcggctgctgatgctgctgctgctggatgcCAACACATACTCGCTAAGATCACATAAAACGACCCGTCACGCCCCTGCCCCCTGCACCACCCCTTGCCCCAACCGTCGCTCTGCAGCACAGTCAACTTTCGGTTGGCATCGCCTGCTTTTCGTGAAtggtggctgtggctgtggctgtggagTTCTTATGATGCAGCACTTGGCACGTTACCCATTATCTTGAAGACTGCTGGCGGCTTGAGTTGCTCAAGTGCGTATATCATGTTACCACCAAAGGTTGTAAACTGACAATGCATTGGCTTACCCCCCAAAGCAGCGCGCTCCCacccacaccacaccacaccatAGCGCTGTCAGTTCGCAGCTTGACGGGAGAGCAACACTCAATCCAATCCAATGCTAATGTAAACATTCGTCTAGTTGCACCCCCCAGAGCAGAGAACTATTGCAACATTAATGCCACAACTGTTGAGCGCGCTTCACACACACTCTATCAATTTATCGCCTAAGCACTGCTCCCCTACAAACaactaacaaaattaattaaaatatctaACAGATCTCGCTCACAGGCGATCAGGGGTGCGTCTGGCTTAACAATAGGGACGCACATTTCACATTGAAATCGAAGACAAGTGGCAGCCACATTCAGGCTTCAGGTTAAGGTTCATCTTGCACCACAACAAACGTGTGGGAAAGTTCGAAATCAAAACAGCATTAACAAGTGATTTTCAAAATGCCTacacaaataaaagcattgCAACCCTTAAGGGACACAGGACGAAATGCGTGGCAATGCGTGGGAATGCAGCCTTAAGTATTcttctgtttttatttatatttatatttgcttctTTCGAGGGTGAGAGCTCAACAGCAAAATCTCTCTGGGACTCACTGCCTTTATGTTGATTGCCCATTAGGAATACAATTTGCACTCCTTTTCAAGCGCTCACTCAGACTCAGATCCCCTTGGCTGTTCGTGTCCTGTCTTCCTTTCGCAATCGTGAGAAATTTTTGTAAGAAACACCTGCCTGTTGTGCATACATTTCCTTCAAATATATCCCAGAGCAGAGTACCGAAAAATTGTTTCCCACACTTTGTAAGGGCCAGAACAGTTGCACTTTTTTTGTtggatttgttgttgctgctgccctttCCTTGTGCGTAAAAACAGGGGTTTCGCTTACGTTTATGTTTCCTTAGAGCGTTCGCATTGCTCTGCTCCACTCTCGACTTCCTACACAATGcgatggctggctggctagctGGCTGGTTGATCTCTGGCTACCTGCTGCCCTTACCACTGACGCTTCATGTTTCAGTTTCAGGTTCTCGCTCGCCGGCttatctctcgctctctctctctctctctcttcgctgTTGCTCTCTCTGTAGCCTTTTTCAATGAGGGTGAGGTGCGTATCGCGCACACGTACGCGTGTCTGTCGGAGGGTCTTGCGATGTTTCCTTAACTGCGCTCTCTTTTCCTCTCCCCGCTgctgcatgtgtttgtgtgtgtgtgtgagtgcggtCACaggaaatgcattttgtttggttgcgctgccgctgcgcgcAGTCGGCCTTTGGCTATATAAGCAGTGCGTCTTGGCTTTGGAAAATCATTCTGACAACGTCAGCGTttcaagcaacacacacatttgctttTCCCAAAATATTCAATACTCAAAATGTGCCAACAAGTCGccattgccaacaacaacaacaacaaaatgaagacCAGCTACAGCATCAAGCAAGTGCTTAAGACTTTCttcaagaagcagcagaaacaacagcagcaacataaacgCCAGCACTCATTAGAATCTCTTGAGTCGGTGGACAATCTGCGCAATGCTGAAGTCGAGGAGGTCTACTATGCCGAAATCGACGAGAATGCCGCCAATGAGAAGCTAGCTCAGCTCGCTCAGGAGCAAGAAGATTTCAATGCCGAGGAAGACATCTATGTGCCTGTACGCTTTGCACGCACACAAGCCGGCACCTTCTTCTGGACCACCAACCTGCAGCCAGTTGCCAGCGTTGATGCCGATCTGCTGCAGCCCGCCTACTGCTACTCCAGCCAACAGCCTGCCTACATGCAGTACCAGGATCGCTGGGCTCAGGCTTAAGACTTCAgcttcataaaaaaaacaacaacaacaagctttaAACGCGGACTTCATTgtgatagcagcagcagcagcggcagcaactcaaactcaactcaGCGAATCAAGCGCTTCCATTAGTTTTTAAGTTATTGTGATAGATACATGAAAGAGCtttacaaaacaattttacaaaatacaaaaaacatataaaactcAAATTACATGCGCTTCTAATTGGTTTTGGGGTTGGGTCTTGggtttcagttttcagttttaacGACGCTTCAATTATCCATTGAAGAATTTGTTATGACGGTTTGGCATTCCAGCTCCATTGAGTAGCTGCCAGCACACAAGCATATCTTGTTTACAGTAAGCgttcaatttttatgtttcttctttttgttcaTAAAAACTACTTGGCTTGTTTACGTGACTGATAAGAGCGATGTGCCTGCCTGTGATGCTTCTAGATATTATATTTGCTCACGGCATAGACATATGAcatcaatataatttttagcacgCTGATGTAGACTACTGCGTAAACAATGTTTCAATTATGCGTTGCTCTTAGATAAAATCATACAGCATACAATAGAAGCTTCGAGTTCGCTTCTGCGTGTTAGAACTTCATAGACAACATGCCATGGTTGCATAGTTGGCAGCCAGCCAAGTTGCAATCCGTACTGCTGGTTGTCACTTGCCTTGGCTAAGGCCACCGCCACCTGTGTGCCCAAATATGGAAATGTTGTGCATAACTTCACGGCGATTCCTTGCATGGTCACGGGGATTGTCGTCGTCGCTTGTCTTACAActtatttatgtgcttttccagcaagcagcagacgagttggtggtggtgttggtgttggtgttggtgtggGTAAATGAAAAGCCgcatatatttcatttcaagtgaacataattaaaatgcaacatgTAGACATCAACACCTTCCAGTCACGGGCCAATCGCAGTCACAGTTATAGTCACAGCACACAAGAAGAAGCCGCACGCAATACTCTGCTCGCATGCCAAGGCGTTTCGTGGCGGACGTTGAAATtgggcattaaataaaaatgtgaagAGAGCCAACAACAGTACCGCAAAAGATAATCGCTCCCATGTTGCCgatgccgttgccgttgctgttgctgttgctgttgctgtcgtcgtcgcGTTTCTTTTACactcaatatgcaaattgatgtcacaagcaaaataaaaagaattattgaataaaattctGGTAGCGCCGTGACGTAAATTAAGTAGTAATATAAGTTTCTGTTAAATTGTCTTTGAcagcgcataattaatttcGTATGCGCAGCAACGTGAAGACCATCATGgaatgctgctgccgcttgttgttgaTGGTTTGATGGTTTGataatgctgatgatgattgCCACCGCAGCGACCCCCCTCCCAAGCCCGCAGCTCGATAGAAATCTTTGAGGCCGAGAGACTGAACCTGTGTACCTgcgctcatttgcatttacatgCAGGCACTTGCATTTAGTTGGCTGTGTGGTGCGCCATTCTGTCTCTGCTTCTTGCGCTGGGGTTTAATGTACCTCAACTGTGCCCAATTcttcacaacagcaacaacaacaaagcgacgGCCTTCGCGTGCGTGACCGGCATGCGCTTAGCGGTCATTGATTggccaacgccagcaacaatgTTGACCAGTTCTCTATGCCTCTCTCTATGCTCGAGCGGGCTGAGGGCGCCGCGAGCAACAAGTGTGTGAACACATTAAACGGTGATTAGGCCCAGCTCTAAGACAAAGACGCAAGCACGGAGAACTGTTAACTGCGTACTAACACTTGAAATGGGTCGGggcaattgttattgctttgaATGCGGTGTGAGTGTGAGTTGCGAGTATGTGTGGCATTCGTTGCCTCCAACTCAAATTAGTCCACGGTCTGTGGGgtttcagcaacagcaattacaattaacaTATGAGGGACAGTGTGGGCGTACAAAATCTTGACTAAATAAACAGCCAGTCACACCTTAAAGTAATATTCATTTATGTTATTagacataataaaaaatagaattcaattaattttacgtaacttacaatatttaaaattgttataactAAACGCATGAACATTTGttcaattattgaaataaaatcataaacaGTTACATATAAGTAATATAATTGTCAAagtagtttaattaaaataaatgctgcataCTTTGCGGAGAATTATGTGCAACAAGCGTGAATAATTATCCTTTTTAGTTTGgccaacaatttatgcaataaatacaGCGCAAGTTACGccaactattttatatttatgttaatatacATTAAGTGAAAGCCACGCCCTCAAGTAAGTAACTCTTGAAGTGTAAATGTTAGCTTCAATGATGAGTGTCTCATTTTTCTTGTAGATCTATGCAGTCAAAACAAACGTTATAATATTGTAgacagcaaatttataaatagatattaattgcaaatagttCCCCGCCGTTATCTGGGTAATGTTACCAAAATATTGTAGCGATTCGATAAACAAGATAAAAGCAGACAAGACAAGCGAAGACTGATgatgttgttattatttgatggttgttgctgccaaataGCCGACAGGCCAATACGCCTCAATACACGTCAATTAGAGCACAACAAACAGTTACTCATCGTGGCCACAGTGCCAGCTAGAAGTGTGTAGACCAAGTAAAGCAAGTAAACAAGTTTACTTGTTGCGCTAGCTGATAGGCCTTATCGTCGGCCCACCAGCCGTAGCGCAGCGCTGATAAGAACGCGTCAAGAGCTGGCCTCCGGTTTtttctctctatatatatgctaCATATAAATCAATGAAACTGCAAACAGTTAAAGCAATTGTAATCGATAGCTAACACTAGACACACGTCGTCTgcaagcaaactaaacaaGAAGCAAACATCAATAAATTTCCCAAGAAgacaataataatcataaaattatTCATATAATGGGGTCACAAACTTTATCACTCTGCTGTTGTCTGGCACTGCTGTCCGGCATTGCTGCCACGTCAGTGTCCAACAATGCAACGGACTGTCCACAGTTCTGTCCCGCTATCTTTATGCCAGTCTGTGGCCACGATGGCTTCATCTACAAGGAATTCGCCAGCATCTGCAATTTGAAGGCGTTCAACTGCCAACGCGAGCGCAGCGCACTCACAAGTAAGTTCAAAGTTCAGCTAACAAACTATCGAAgctaatttaaacaatttcacgCTAGCCTATGCTACAACGGACATGGACTGGTGCAGAACCGAGCAGGTCACCGATCTGCAAGAAAAACTGGGCAACATTAAGCTAGACATTAATGGCTGCCTGAAGCCCTGCACCATGATCTATCAGCCTCTGTGTGTAAGCAACGGCAAGTATCGTGGACTGATGCCAAGCGCCTGCACTTTGGAAACCTTCAACTGCGCCCTGCAGGCTCATGGCGCCAAACCCACTGAGTTGCTGCGCGTTCTGCGTGCCGACTCCTGCTAGGCAAACTGACAATCATTGTAACTTGATATTAGTGTTGACAATGTGAAAAcaaaagtgcaataaaaagtggcaaacataaattcaaattcaattatttatattgcaagcAAATAGAATGCAAACTTTaagtcgtatacttaatttgaCAACATAAACTGAATTCTCtggctaaaataaaacttaaaattgcttttcttttcatttgtaGTACAatagttttcttttatatttatttgcaatttgatatCACATTAACAAAGTAAATATTGCGTgagagaaataaataaatgtgttgaACAACCAACTTACAAACTAATAAATTGTTCTTTGGGCTGCAACCCAAATGAGATCGTTTAActgttattttttgcttgccaacTTTTGTCAGCTGGGCTAGCAAAGTGTGCCTGGCAGTTGGCTAAAGCTTTGACATAGCCACGCCTGCAGCAAATCATCGTCGACGCGCTCTTGTGTGTTGGCCCAGAAAAAGGTGCCGTTGTCGGTGCTAATGTACTGCAGCGGAAGTGGCAGTgccagtggcagcggcaggtCCCAAAGCGTAGGTGCGGGCGTAGAATTCTcgcaaatattgttgctgctgttgatgtttgt encodes:
- the LOC108602112 gene encoding enhancer of split mbeta protein: MVLEMEMSKTYQYRKVMKPMLERKRRARINKCLDELKDIMVECLTQEGEHITRLEKADILELTVEHMKKLRAQKQLRLGSSNSSSSSSSASSNTSDSKLSIAESFRAGYVHAANEVSKTLAAVPGVSVDLGTQLMSHLGHRLNYLQVVVPIGVNMPMHSADELQSSSSSPSPSLVTPPPSECGSASGSCSPAPSEASTGSMWRPW
- the LOC108602517 gene encoding enhancer of split M1 protein, giving the protein MGSQTLSLCCCLALLSGIAATSVSNNATDCPQFCPAIFMPVCGHDGFIYKEFASICNLKAFNCQRERSALTTYATTDMDWCRTEQVTDLQEKLGNIKLDINGCLKPCTMIYQPLCVSNGKYRGLMPSACTLETFNCALQAHGAKPTELLRVLRADSC
- the LOC108602661 gene encoding enhancer of split malpha protein; protein product: MCQQVAIANNNNNKMKTSYSIKQVLKTFFKKQQKQQQQHKRQHSLESLESVDNLRNAEVEEVYYAEIDENAANEKLAQLAQEQEDFNAEEDIYVPVRFARTQAGTFFWTTNLQPVASVDADLLQPAYCYSSQQPAYMQYQDRWAQA